The sequence below is a genomic window from Polyangiaceae bacterium.
GCCAGCGATCTGAACCTCACGCGCTGCGTGCCGGGTTACAACTTCGTCGCCAAGAACGAGCACGCGGCGGACGACCAGGGCCACGGCACGCACGTGGCGGGCACCATCGCCCAGTCCACCAACAACGCCATCGGTGCCGCCGGCGTCGCCTTCGAAGCGCGCTTGATGCCGGTGAAGGTGCTGTCCTCCGGTGGCTGGGGAACGCTCTCGGACGTGGCCGACGGCATCCGTTGGGCCGCGGATCACGGCGCGCAGGTCATCAACTTGAGCCTCGGCGGCCCGCGGGACTCGAAGATCCTGGAGCGCGCCGTGGCCCACGCTCGCGAAAAGGGCGTGGTGGTCGTTGCCGCTGCCGGAAATAGCGGCGGTCGCGTGGAGTTTCCGGGGGGCACCGCCGGCGTCATCGGCGTCAGCGCCACGGACTCGAAGGATCGCCTGGCGTGGTTCTCCTCTCGCGGCCCGGGCGTGGACATCGCCGCGCCGGGTGTCGGCGTCATCCAGCAGACGATCTGCAACGGCGGCCGCAACGGCTGCGAGACCTTCCCCAGCCTGTCCGGCACCAGCATGGCATCGCCGCACGTGGCCGGTGTCGCCGCGCTGCTGGTGAGCCTGGGCGTGACCGAGCCGGACGCGGTGCAGCGTGCGTTGGAAAGCTCCGCCGAGCCCATCGACCGCTCGCCGGGCGGCAAGAAGAAGTTCGGCGCCGGTCTGCTCTCGGCCCAGGGTGGCGTGTCTCGTGTGGCGCTACGTCAGGTCCTGACGCGCCTGCTCGCCCTCGCGGCGCTCATCTTCGTCGTGTTCCGCTGGGCGCGCCGCAAGGGTCCGGTGCAGAGCCCGTGGCATCCGAGCTTCCTGGTCCCGGCTCTCGCCACCGGGCCCGGCCTTCTGTTCTTCGCGCCGTTTCTGCTGCCGCGTACGAGTGACGTGGTGGACGCCTTCGCGCGCCCCATCGCCGATCTGGATCTGCTGCTGGACGCGAGCCTTCACGGCTTCTTGCCGCTGGCCAACGTCGCGTTGCCCCTCGTCCTCACCCTGGTGTTCCTCGGCGTCCCCGGCTCCCGCCGTCCCCTGGCGGGCGTCGCTCTGGGCACCGCCGCCTATCTCGCGTCGGTGATCGTGCTGGGCAACGTGTACAGCCCCGTGGGCAGTGCGGTGCTCACGGCGTGGTGTGCCGTGAACGCGCTCGCGTGCATGCTGCTTGCGCGGCTGGTCCTGGCGCGCACCGTGAGCTGATCGCGGCGTTACCGCGGCGGGCCAACATCCATCTGCATCTGCATGTTGGTGTGCCGCGGAACCTCGGGGCCCGCGAACTCGCGTGAAATCAGTGCCACGGAGCGGTACCCTGCGGCCATGACGTCGTCCCTCAGAGTCGCTCTTCTCGCAGCTATGACCACGGGTTTCGTCGCGCCGGCGGTGCACGCCGCGCCCTGGGACAAGCCGGGCTACACGCTCACCTTTCACGACGAGTTCGACGGCACCACGCTGGACACGTCGCAGTGGAAGCGGCGCTACAAGTGGGGCGAGGCGGTCATCAACGGCGAGCTGCAGGCCTACGTGGACGACGCGTTCTCGCTGCAGAACGGCATCCTGAGCATCGTCGGAAAGAAGCAGTCGGGGCAGTACGCCGGGCAGACGATGAGCTACACGTCGGGGGTGATCTGCTCCGTGCACGAGCAGACCTACGGTTACTTCGAAGCGCGGCTGAAGATGCCCAAGGGCAAGGGCCTGTGGCCCGCGTTCTGGCTCCTGGGCGCCGTGGGCACCAGTGGTGTGAACGAGATCGACGTGCAGGAGTTCCTCGGACACGAGCCCAACAAGATCTACATGACGCTGCACTGGGGCACGGACTACGGCTCCGGGCACCAGTCGGACGGCTCCAACTACAGCGGGCCCGACTTCTCCGCCGACTTCCACACCTTCGGCCTTTCGTGGACGGACTCCAAGATCACGTGGACCATCGACGGTACCGAGCGCAAGAGCTACAGCGGGCCCGGCGTACCGAAGGTGCCCATGTACGTGATCTTGAACCTGGCCGTCGGCGGAGGATGGCCAGGAGCTCCGGACAACACTACGACGTTTCCGGCGGACTACGACGTCGACTACGTGCGCGCGTACCAAGCGGGTGAGAGCGACGCGGGCGTGGGCGGCAGCGCGGGCGCGGGCGGAGGTGCGGCGGGCAGCGCGGGCAGCGCAGCGGGTGGAACGGCGGGCGCGGCTGGCAGCGCGCGGCGGCGGGCAGCGGCGGAGCGGCGGGCGGCGCTACGCGGGGAAGCGGCGCAGCGGCGGGCAGCGGCGCTACGGCGGGCAGCGACGCGGGTACGGGCGGCGCGAAGCCGGGCGGCTCGAACGACGATGGCGGCTGCGGCTGTCGCGCCGCTGGCGCCCCAGCGTCGTCCCTCTCCTGGCTGTCGCTCGCGGCCCTCGCGTTCCTGCGTCGCCGCCGGCGCTGAGGCGCGATGTTACCGCGGCGCACCAACATCCAGCTGGATCAGGTGGTTGGCTCGCCGCGGAACCTCAGTACCAGGCGCGCGCGACGAAGCCGTTGATGACGTTGAACTGCGCGGTGTTCTCGGCGGTGCCGCCGACCACCAAGCGATAGAGCGCGGGCGTTCCGCTGAGCTGCACGTCCCCCGCCCAGATCTTGGCGTTCTGACCCAGGTTCAGGTGGACCACGCCGAGCTCTCCGGTATCCCCCCAGCTCGGGTCGGCTTGGCCATTGCGCCGCAAGCGCACCGCCGCCGGTCCCGGGTTGTTGCCGCCGACGGCGTTGCCCAAGAGCACCAGGCGGTCATCGGGAAAGCGCACGGCGTCCGCCGCGGTGACGCTGTTGGCATTGACGGCGACCGAAGCCATGCCGTTGGTGCCGAACGTGGGGTCGAGCTGGCCGTCGGGCAAGTAGCGGCGCACCCACAGGCTCTTGTTGGTGGAGCCGGCCACCAGCACCTTGTCGTCCTCCTGCGGGAGCACGGTGACGGCCTTGTCGTCCACACCCGAGGCGCCATAGGTCACGGAACCGGTGCCGTTGAAGCCGGTGTCGAGGGCCAGGTTCGCATCCAGGGCGACCAACTTCATGTCGATCTTGCCGCCACCATCGGTGACGTTGCCGACCATGTACACCCGGCCATTGGGCGTCACCGCGAGGGATGAATGAGTGGCGCCTTGCATGCCCAGGTTCGTCACCGTCTTCTGCACGGTGCCCAACGCGTTCAGCTGCGCTACCGCGGAGTTGCCGTTGGAGGTGCCGAACACGAACAGGCGGGTGCCCGTTGGCGCCTCGAGGGCGGCGACGCCCAGCGACTTGTCCGTGCCGCCGGCGTCGGTGCGGGTGTAGCCCGGACCGCTGCTTCCGAAGGTGAGATCCAAGCCCAGGTTCGTGGACCCGTGCTTGGAGATGATGAAGTCGTCGTAGCGCTCGGTGGCGAACAGCACGGGGCCCGAAGGCATGGTCGCTATGCCGCGAGCGTAGCCTTCGGGCGAGCAGGCGGAGCAGGGCTGAATGCTGGCCTGCGTGTCGACCTTCTTGCCCTCCGTAGCCAAGATCCCGATCATCGGAGCCAAGCTCAAGCCGGTTTGGTAGCCGGCAAAAAGGATGCGGGAGTCCTTCGCCGTGTGGACGTCGTAGATCTCCACTTCGTGCTGACCGAAGGACTGCAGGTGAATGCCGTTCGAAGCGAAGCCCTTGTCGAGGGTCCCGGATTTCTCGGTCACGAACGTGTTCACGCTCGCGTCGTGGGATAGGGTGCCGGAGCTGCCCGTGATCGTCAGTTGGAACGTGCTCCCGACGGTGAGCGGGCTCTTGGCGCTGAGCTGAAGCTCGCCGAAGGTTTCGCCCGCCACGATGGTCAGCGGCTGTGCCGTGAGCCCCGAGGGCGGCGCGCTCAGGGTGACGTCCACCGCGGCGGTGAAGCCGGGGCCACGGGTGAGCTCCACGGGAAGGAAGTGCTTGCCGCCCAGACCAATCTGCACCTGGGACGTGAGGATCTGAATGCCGAAGTCGTTCACCAAGGAGCCGTCGCTCGCGTCTCCGGCGTCGCTGAGCGCGCCGCCGCTGCCCGCCGCGCGCGCCGCCGCTGCCCGCGCTGCCGCCGCTGCCCGCCGCGCCGCCGCTGCCCGCGCTACCATCGCCGAGGCCGCCGGAGCCTCCAGAGCCGCCTCCCGAGCCCCCCGACCCCGCGGAAGCGTCACCTTTCCCGCCGCTGCCCTGCAGCGAGGTGTCCTCGATGCCCACGATCGCCTGGCAGGCCACGAGCCCGCCGAGCGATGCCAGCACCAGCGTCATGATGGTTCTACGAGTCATGCTTCGAGTCCGCGCTCCTGGCTCATGGTCGAGGAAGCCCGAGTGAAGGATAGCGGCAGAGAGCACGCGTTCGCAATGCACGCGGCCCCGGAAGGGCTATCATTGCAAAGGGCAGCGTGGTGTACCCGGTCGAGCTGTACGACGCCATCCACCGGGGGACGCCCGGTGACGTCGAGTTCTATCGGCGGGTCTGTCACGATGCCGACTCGGTGCTGGAGCTGGGCTGTGGCACGGGGCGCGTGCTGTCCCAGCTCGACGACGACGGGCGCCGGTTGGTGGGCGTGGACGTGAATACGGAGGCCTTGGCGCGGGCGCGCGAGGTGGCTCCGAGCGCTCGGCTCGTCGCTGCCGACATGCGGGAGCTCGCCCTGGGAGAGAAGTTCGCGCGCGTGATCGCACCGTTCAACGCACTGTATTGTCTGCGCGACACGGCCGAGCTCGCACGGACGCTCACGCGCGTCGCCGAGCATCTGGAGCCGGGTGGGACCTTCGCTGCGGACGTTTGGACCGCGGACGAGTTCCACGCGGAGGCCGACCCGGGCGACCCCGAAGCGGACGAGCTGGACTTCCTGGTGGAGGTCGATCTCGCCGGGCGGCTCTATCAGGTATTCGAGGCGAGCCGTTGGGAGCGCGATGATCAGCGGCTGGAAACCCGCTACCTGTACCGTGGAGAAGGCGACGAGCGCGAGACGCGCCTCGTGCACCGCTACTTCTTGATGCCCGAAATCGACCGTTGCTTGCGCGCGGCGGGTTTCCGCGTGCGGGCCTTCAGCGGCGGATTCGACGGTCGCGAGTGGCAGGCGAGCGAAGAGCTCACGGTGATCGAGGCATGTTTGGAAGCTCAGGCTTCGTAGCGCGAGACGAACTCTGAAAGCGCGGTCCCGAGAGGCTCGGGAGCTCCGAGCGAGGCGTCGTAGCGAGTGATGAACTCTGCGGCCTCCAATGGCAACGAAGTCGCCCGAACGGGGAGGGTGCTCTTGCGCAGGTTCATCACCGCGGTCACCAGGCTGCGTTGAATGGCACCTACGAAGCCCGTCGCGCGGAACAGCACGGCGCAGCAGGTGATGCGCGGTTCGAGTTGCTCCCAGCTGGAAAGGATTGCACGGCGCGCATCTTGCGAAAGGGTAGGGCGCGCGGCACGTGGAGCCACCAACAGAGAAACGTCGCCGTGTGTCGCGTGCCGCTCGCCCACCACGCGGGCGAGCTCTCGCACCGACCGCTCGCTTGGCGGTTCCCGCGTGACGGCAATGACCAAGTTCCCCAACACTCCGAAAGCGTACGCGGGGTCCTCGGTCACGAGCTCGATGCCCGACATGATGTGGCGCAGCGTAGCAAAAGGGTCAGTCGCTGGCGCCGGCGTCTATCAGTGCGTCCCCGCCGTCGTCGTCCTCGGCCAGAACTTCTTCGATGGACGGAAGCTCGCTCGGATCCGGCTCTTTGGGGGCCGGGGTGGCGTTGGCCGCGCGTTCGATCTCCTGCAACATGCGCTGGCGATTGGCTTCGTCGGCGGTCTCGGCGCTCGCAGAGGTGGCCCCCGGCGCGCCAGAGCTGCCTCGGAGCTTCATCACGGCGACGACGAGCAGGCCTGCGGCGATGATCGCGGCCACGATGAGGAAAACGCGCTTCGAGCCGGCCATGGCCCGGGGAGCATAACGCCTGACGCTCGGGGTTCGG
It includes:
- a CDS encoding class I SAM-dependent methyltransferase; amino-acid sequence: MYPVELYDAIHRGTPGDVEFYRRVCHDADSVLELGCGTGRVLSQLDDDGRRLVGVDVNTEALARAREVAPSARLVAADMRELALGEKFARVIAPFNALYCLRDTAELARTLTRVAEHLEPGGTFAADVWTADEFHAEADPGDPEADELDFLVEVDLAGRLYQVFEASRWERDDQRLETRYLYRGEGDERETRLVHRYFLMPEIDRCLRAAGFRVRAFSGGFDGREWQASEELTVIEACLEAQAS
- a CDS encoding peptidase S8, producing the protein MGLRATLLVTAATLWASSALAQPAVELTPTDESAWDIPGELLVDFADDTEASDIRDVLRRLAVSFAPTALEDETKVEIVRAAPSRMDELRARLAADPRVEIVEPNARVRASFVPDDPLYKEQWHLTRVGAERAWSFSTGRGVTVAVVDTGIACEDFPPFSKASDLNLTRCVPGYNFVAKNEHAADDQGHGTHVAGTIAQSTNNAIGAAGVAFEARLMPVKVLSSGGWGTLSDVADGIRWAADHGAQVINLSLGGPRDSKILERAVAHAREKGVVVVAAAGNSGGRVEFPGGTAGVIGVSATDSKDRLAWFSSRGPGVDIAAPGVGVIQQTICNGGRNGCETFPSLSGTSMASPHVAGVAALLVSLGVTEPDAVQRALESSAEPIDRSPGGKKKFGAGLLSAQGGVSRVALRQVLTRLLALAALIFVVFRWARRKGPVQSPWHPSFLVPALATGPGLLFFAPFLLPRTSDVVDAFARPIADLDLLLDASLHGFLPLANVALPLVLTLVFLGVPGSRRPLAGVALGTAAYLASVIVLGNVYSPVGSAVLTAWCAVNALACMLLARLVLARTVS